In one Oryza glaberrima chromosome 2, OglaRS2, whole genome shotgun sequence genomic region, the following are encoded:
- the LOC127761443 gene encoding protease Do-like 7 translates to MESPAKEEAGGELAMEIESTVTAEDWRRALALVVPSVVVLRTTAPRAFDTEVAGASYATGFVVDKSRGIILTNRHVVKPGPVVAEAMFVNREEIPVYPLYRDPVHDFGFFRYDPGAIKFLKYDEIPLAPEAASVGLEIRVVGNDSGEKVSILAGTLARLDREAPYYKKDGYNDFNTFYMQAASGTKGGSSGSPVVDCQGRAVALNAGSKSSSASAFFLPLERVVRALNLIRDSWEAFGSKPESDYIPRGTLQVTFQHKGFEETRRLGLRNETEQMVRLVSPSGETGMLVVDSVVPEGPAHKHLEPGDVLVRMNDEVVTQFLAMETLLDDSVGKEIDLQIERGGTPLTVKLEVEDLHSITPNHFLEVSGAVIHPLSYQQARNFRFKCGLVYVAEAGYMLSRASVPRHAIIKKLAGEDIENLGDLIACISKLSRGARVPLEYVKYTDRYRNKSVLVTIDRHEWYAPPQLYTRNDATGLWTAKSAIPPESPFIASAHHAGPIDANSNSVSSLPESSPMDLKCQHESENLTDGCIKTQTDDEINVDGSHSSEDSLVEKKRRRVDEEIAAEGTISSSGDLDEIKGGGLRHLSSVDGSDLARTISSNASLAEQVIEPALVMFEVHVPPVCMLDGVHSQHFFGTGVIIYHSDCLGLVAVDRNTVAVSISDIMLSFAAYPIEIPAEVVFLHPVHNFALVAYDPSALGAGASVVRAAKLLPEPALRRGDSVYLVGLSRSLQATSRKSIITNPCTAVNIGSADCPRYRAINMEVIELDTDFGSAFSGILTDEQGRVQALWASFSTQLKYGCSSSEDHQFVRGIPIYAISQVLEKIISGTPGPFRIINGVRRPIPFIRLLEVELYPTLLSKARSYGLSDSWVQALAKKDPVRRQVLRVKGCLAGSKAENLLEQGDMILAINKEPITCFLDIENACQKLDQSVDSDGVLNMTIFRQGKEIDLIVGTDVRDGNGTTRMVNWCGCIIQDPHSAVRALGFLPEEGHGVYVARWCHGSPVHRYGLYALQWIVEVNGKPTPDLETFIQVVKGLENGEFVRVRTVHLNGKPRVLTLKQDLHYWPTWELRFEPETSTWKRGIIKALQSTVA, encoded by the exons ATGGAGAGCCCCgcgaaggaggaggcgggaggGGAGCTGGCGATGGAGATCGAGTCCACCGTCACGGCGGAGGACTGGCGCCGGGCGCTGGCACTCGTGGTGCcctccgtcgtcgtcctccgcaCCACCGCGCCGCGGGCCTTCGACACCGAGGTCGCCGGCGCCAGCTACGCCACCGGCTTCGTCGTCGACAAGTCCAGGGGCATCATCCTCACCAACCGACACGTCGTCAAGCCAG GGCCTGTCGTCGCGGAGGCGATGTTCGTGAACAGGGAGGAGATCCCCGTGTATCCCCTGTACAGAGATCCT GTACatgattttggtttttttcgctATGATCCAGGTGCTATCAAGTTCCTTAAGTATGATGAGATCCCGCTAGCACCTGAAGCAGCATCTGTTGGTCTGGAAATCCGGGTTGTCGGCAATGACAGCGGCGAAAAG GTGTCAATTTTGGCGGGAACACTTGCTCGACTTGATAGAGAAGCACCTTACTACAAGAA ggaTGGGTACAACGATTTCAACACATTCTACATGCAG GCTGCATCTGGTACCAAAGGTGGCTCTAGTGGTTCCCCTGTTGTTGATTGTCAAGGAAGAGCTGTCGCCCTGAATGCTGGAAGTAAATCTTCCAGTGCTTCTGCGTTTTTCCTTCCATTAGAACGT GTTGTTAGGGCACTTAATCTGATACGTGACAGTTGGGAAGCTTTTGGTAGCAAGCCTGAATCTGATTACATTCCTCGTGGTACACTTCAG GTGACCTTTCAACACAAAGGATTTGAAGAAACTCGGCGTCTTGGACTCAGGAATGAAACAGAACAG ATGGTACGCCTTGTTTCTCCATCAGGCGAGACTGGAATGCTGGTTGTTGATTCCGTG GTTCCGGAAGGACCTGCACATAAACATTTGGAACCTGGTGATGTGCTTGTTCGCATGAATGATGAG GTTGTAACACAGTTTCTCGCAATGGAGACCTTGCTTGATGACAGTGTTGGCAAGGAGATAGATTTGCAGATCGAAAGAGGTGGTACACCTTTAACAGTAAAGTTGGAG GTTGAGGATTTGCACTCTATAACTCCAAATCATTTCTTGGAAGTTAGTGGTGCTGTGATCCATCCACTTTCGTACCAGCAG GCAAGGAATTTTAGGTTCAAATGCGGTCTCGTATATGTTGCTGAGGCAGG GTACATGCTCTCTCGGGCATCTGTTCCACGCCATGCTATTATTAAAAAGCTTGCAGGAGAGGATATTGAAAATTTAGGGGACCTTATTGCATGTATTTCAAAACTATCTAGAGGAGCAAGAGTTCCTCTTGAATATGTAAAGTACACCGACCGTTATAGGAATAAG TCTGTACTGGTGACCATTGATCGGCATGAATGGTATGCGCCTCCTCAGTTATATACTCGAAATGATGCAACTGGCTTGTGGACTGCAAAATCAGCTATACCGCCGGAATCTCCTTTTATAGCTTCAGCTCATCATGCTGGTCCTATTGATGCAAACTCCAATTCTGTTTCATCTTTACCTGAATCTAGTCCTATGGATCTCAAGTGCCAGCATGAGTCTGAGAATTTGACAGATGGATGCATCAAAACACAAACTGATGATGAGATTAATGTAGATGGATCCCACTCGAGTGAAGATTCTCTTGTTGAGAAAAAAAGGCGGCGGGTGGATGAGGAGATAGCTGCTGAGGGAACGATATCATCTTCTGGTGATTTAGATGAAATAAAAGGTGGTGGTTTGAGGCATCTGTCTAGTGTTGATGGTTCTGACCTTGCTCGAACAATATCAAGTAATGCATCATTGGCAGAACAAGTAATTGAACCAGCCCTTGTAATGTTTGAG GTGCATGTACCACCAGTGTGCATGCTTGATGGAGTGCATTCGCAACACTTCTTCGGAACTGGTGTAATAATATATCATTCGGACTGTCTGGGTCTGGTTGCTGTTGATAGGAATACAGTTGCTGTATCTATCTCTGATATAATGCTTTCTTTTGCTGCATATCCCATTGAAATACCTGCAGAA gtCGTTTTTCTGCATCCCGTTCACAATTTTGCATTGGTTGCTTATGACCCTTCTGCACTAGGAGCTGGAGCATCAGTTGTCCGGGCTGCTAAGCTTCTTCCTG AACCTGCCTTGCGCCGAGGAGATTCTGTCTACCTAGTTGGGCTAAGTAGAAGCTTGCAGGCTACATCAAGGAAATCAATCATAACTAATCCCTGCACTGCTGTTAATATTGGGTCAGCTGACTGTCCACGGTATCGTGCAATTAATATGGAGGTCATTGAGCTCGATACTG atTTTGGTAGTGCATTTTCGGGTATATTGACGGATGAGCAAGGAAGAGTTCAAGCATTATGGGCAAGCTTTTCCACCCAG CTGAAATATGGTTGTAGCAGTTCGGAGGATCATCAATTTGTTAGAGGTATACCAATATATGCAATAAGTCAAGTCCTTGAGAAGATAATCTCTGGTACTCCTGGACCATTTCGTATTATCAATGGAGTTAGGAGGCCAATACCATTCATCAGACTTCTGGAGGTGGAACTCTATCCAACTTTGCTTTCAAAGGCAAGAAGTTATGGATTGAGTGATAGCTGGGTGCAG GCTCTAGCTAAGAAGGACCCTGTGCGAAGACAAGTTTTGCGGGTCAAAGGTTGTTTGGCTGGATCCAAAGCAGAAAATCTCCTTGAACAGGGAGACATGATCCTTGCTATCAATAAGGAGCCAATTACATGCTTCCTAGATATCGAGAATGCTTGCCAGAAATTGGACCAATCTGTTGATTCAGATGGAGTCCTTAACATGACAATATTCCGTCAG GGAAAAGAAATTGATCTTATTGTTGGAACCGATGTAAGAGATGGCAATGGAACAACACGGATGGTGaattggtgtggatgcataatCCAGGATCCTCATTCAGCAGTGCGCGCACTTGGTTTTTTGCCCGAAGAAGGTCATGGAGTTTATGTTGCTAG ATGGTGTCATGGAAGTCCCGTACATAGATATGGTCTCTATGCTCTGCAGTGGATAGTGGAAGTTAATGGGAAGCCAACTCCAGATCTTGAAACTTTTATACAAGTGGTGAAG GGATTGGAAAATGGTGAATTTGTTAGGGTGCGGACCGTCCATTTGAATGGCAAACCTCGTGTGCTTACTTTGAAACAGGACCTTCACTACTGGCCGACCTGGGAGCTC
- the LOC127762641 gene encoding ethylene-responsive transcription factor RAP2-10-like: protein MWEKRVWEMAMWMRKRRESGRTKGERGAGGGRPALTSPASRRRRCPRPDPASPGRIWPPRRHSDDDDPAVFYLRGRSARLNFPEEISLLASPSEGGGAGEPREPDGGTLSAASIRKKAIEFGSHVDALQTGMMVAPTHHREQQKHHHHPHLQPHGEEQHHHEDWISSKYEDIHT from the exons ATGTGGGAGAAGAGGGTGTGGGAGATGGCGATGtggatgaggaagaggagggagagcgggaggacgaag ggagagaggggagcggGAGGAGGGCGACCGGCGctgacctcgccggcgagccgccgccgtcgctgcccgaGGCCAGATCCGGCAAGCCCAGGCCGGATCtggccacctcgccgccactccgacgacgacgaccctgcGGTGTTCTACCTTCGCGGCCGGTCGGCGCGGCTCAACTTCCCCGAGGAGATCTCCTTGCTGGCGTCGCCGTCAGAGGGTGGCGGCGCAGGCGAGCCCCGCGAGCCCGACGGCGGCACGCTGTCCGCGGCCTCGATCCGGAAGAAGGCCATCGAGTTCGGCTCCCATGTCGACGCGCTCCAGACCGGCATGATGGTCGCGCCGACCCACCACCGCGAGCAGCagaagcaccaccaccacccgcacctGCAACCGCACGGCGAGGAGCAACACCACCACGAGGATTGGATTAGTTCTAAGTATGAAGACATTCATACTTAA
- the LOC127762452 gene encoding galactan beta-1,4-galactosyltransferase GALS1-like, producing MKNGARKDAGGGGGGVFVPCVDIKSFVLSLAFLTVFVALWQLQPYGSLLTAARSTASVSASPCSLMATPAAAAASAGVVRSENSTADTAKTAPAAVASAVPARLARAARPARVEDPNKRELRPYGSAAALFVQMGAYRGGPRTFAVVGLASKPTHVFSNPYFKCEWLPNPTAGSPSPRPVRTKAYKMLPDWGYGRVYTVVVVNCTFPSNPNADNAGGKLLVHAYYSTTSRRYERFVALEEAPGSYDESRFSPPFPYDYLYCGSSLYGNLSASRMREWVAYHAHFFGPRSHFVFHDAGGISPEVKAVLDPWVRAGRLTVQDIRAQAEYDGYYYNQFLVVNDCLHRYRHAANWTFFFDVDEYIYLPNGQTLDQVLGKLSGYSQFTIEQNPMSSKLCVQDPSKDYSREWGFEKLVFRNSITKVRRDRKYAIQARNAYSAGVHMSQNVYGRTTHKTESLIRYYHYHNSINVMGEPCREFVPVPVNGSKLMFEGIPYVYDDNMKRLAGQIKRFEKEAIGSAHT from the exons ATGAAGAACGGGGCGAGGAaagacgcgggcggcggcggcggcggagtgttCGTCCCGTGCGTCGACATCAAGTCGTTCGTGCTCTCGCTCGCCTTCCTCACGGTGTTCGTCGCATTGTGGCAGCTCCAGCCGTACGGCTCGTTGCTCACCGCGGCGCGCTCCACCGCCTCTGTCTCGGCCTCGCCATGTTCCCTCATGGccacgccagccgccgccgccgcgagcgcagGCGTCGTCCGGTCGGAGAACTCCACCGCCGACACGGCCAAGACCGCACCGGCCGCCGTTGCTAGCGCAGTCCCCGCGCGGTTGGCtagggcggcgaggccggcgcggGTGGAGGACCCCAACAAGCGTGAGCTCCGGCCGtacggcagcgcggcggcgctgttCGTTCAGATGGGCGCGTACCGCGGCGGGCCGCGGACGTTCGCCGTCGTGGGATTAGCGTCCAAGCCCACCCATGTGTTCAGCAACCCCTACTTCAAGTGCGAGTGGCTGCCCAACCCCACCGCCGGCAGCCCGTCGCCGCGCCCCGTCCGCACCAAGGCGTACAAGATGCTCCCGGACTGGGGGTACGGCCGCGTCtacaccgtcgtcgtcgtcaactgCACCTTCCCATCCAACCCCAACGCCGACAACGCCGGCGGCAAGCTGCTCGTCCACGCCTACTACTCCACCACCTCCCGCCGCTACGAGCGCTTCGTGGCGCTCGAGGAGGCCCCGGGCTCGTACGACGAGTCCCGCTTCAGCCCGCCGTTCCCGTACGACTACCTCTACTGCGGCTCGTCGCTGTACGGCAACCTCAGCGCCAGCCGCATGCGGGAGTGGGTGGCCTACCACGCGCACTTCTTCGGGCCGAGGTCGCACTTCGTCTtccacgacgccggcggcatCAGCCCGGAGGTGAAGGCGGTGCTGGATCCGTGGGTCCGCGCCGGCCGGCTCACGGTGCAGGACATCCGGGCGCAGGCGGAGTACGACGGCTACTACTACAACCAGTTCTTGGTGGTGAACGACTGCCTGCACCGGTACAGGCACGCCGCCAATTGGACCTTCTTCTTCGACGTCGATGAGTACATTTACCTGCCCAATGGGCAGACGCTCGACCAGGTGCTCGGCAAGCTCTCGGGATACTCGCAGTTCACCATCGAGCAGAATCCCATGTCCAGCAAGCTCTGCGTGCAGGATCCAAGCAAGGATTACTCAAG GGAATGGGGTTTTGAGAAGCTTGTCTTCCGCAATTCAATTACCAAAGTTAGGCGAGATCGCAAATATGCGATCCAGGCCCGAAACGCATACTCTGCCGGCGTACACATGTCACAGAATGTCTACGGGAGGACAACCCATAAGACAGAAAGCCTGATCAGATACTACCACTATCACAATTCGATCAATGTCATGGGAGAGCCTTGTCGGGAATTTGTGCCGGTGCCGGTCAATGGTAGTAAGTTGATGTTCGAGGGGATCCCTTACGTATACGATGATAACATGAAGCGTTTGGCTGGGCAGATCAAGCGGTTTGAGAAGGAAGCAATTGGATCTGCTCATACATAG
- the LOC127761795 gene encoding probable L-type lectin-domain containing receptor kinase S.5, translating to MYNVCGRWHDWQVRKWEKSTTTGPIPSREYPLDCTSVHHQLHLPLLMHRQLHCSMLLLRRLRRAAMAVLMLMWCVSVFLLLPSATAQATTFTSNVDGKEFTTFSFPKFDKPLLQLPDNLTFSGNATIAQDGLQLTPDSGNRPEIFLVNQAGHAFFTAPFVVWESKSSSSSSNSTAAAAADGKYVASFSTVFKVNLFRSNLNKTVKGEGLAFVVASSNARGPPVGSHGGFLGLTNASTDGNATNGFVAVELDTVKQRYDIDDNHVGLDVNGVRSTAAAPLAPLGIQLAPRNTTVDDGICFVWVDYNGTSRRMSVYIAKNESKPSAAVLNASLDLSTILLGKTAYFGFSASTGAATYQLNCVRMWNMTVERLHDGTTTTATKLAGTSGWKLAVGVLCGVAVVLGVVATLYTRKRRRRSGGDPSSAFNAAIDFRKIPGLPKEFDYMELRRGTNNFDEKMKLGQGGYGVVYRATVVGEDGRSTDVAVKQFSGANTKGKEDFLAELRIINCLRHRNLVKIVGWCRQNGRLLLVYDYMPNGSLDRHIFGEPGAAALDWKQRYNVVAGVASALNYLHHEYDQMVIHRDIKPSNIMLDSAFNARLGDFGLARALESDKTSYTDMAGVTGTLGYIAPECFHTGRATRESDVFGFGAVVLEIVCGRRVSCSDLPGWLSLLEWVWKLHGAAGGGRILEAVDQRLAGEFDEVEAERLLLLGLACSQPNPGERPRTQAILQILTGAAPPPHVPPAKPAFMWPAMPVALDGDDDDSETPTSRSSMLLTSSSTGWTKIFQVSKEHDVAEKDVAAV from the exons ATGTACAATGTATGTGGCAGGTGGCACGATTGGCAAGTCCGCAAGTGGGAGAAGTCGACAACCACTGGACCAATTCCTTCCCGCGAATACCCCCTTGACTGTACATCAGTACATCACCAACTCCATCTCCCTTTACTTATGCATCGCCAACTCCACTGCTCCATGTTGCTTCtgcgccgtctccgccgtgcCGCCATGGCCGTGCTCATGCTAATGTGGTGCGTGTCCGTTTTCTTGCTCCTCCCATCTGCCACCGCGCAGGCCACCACCTTCACCAGCAACGTCGACGGCAAGGAGTTCACCACATTCTCCTTCCCCAAGTTCGACAAGCCCCTGTTGCAGCTCCCCGACAACCTGACCTTCTCAGGCAACGCCACCATCGCCCAGGACGGGTTGCAGCTCACCCCGGACAGCGGCAACAGGCCCGAGATCTTCCTCGTCAACCAGGCCGGCCACGCCTTCTTCACCGCCCCGTTCGTCGTCTGGGAAtccaagtcgtcgtcgtcgtcgtccaactccaccgccgccgctgccgccgatggAAAGTACGTCGCCTCGTTCTCCACCGTGTTCAAGGTTAACCTGTTCCGCTCGAACCTGAACAAGACGGTCAAGGGCGAGGGGCTCGCGTTCGTCGTCGCGTCGAGCAACGCCCGCGGGCCGCCGGTCGGTAGCCACGGCGGGTTCCTCGGCCTCACCAACGCCTCCACCGACGGCAACGCCACCAACGGGTTCGTGGCCGTGGAGCTGGACACAGTGAAGCAGCGCTACGACATCGACGACAACCACGTCGGCCTCGACGTCAACGGCGTCCgatccaccgccgcggcgccactCGCCCCACTGGGTATCCAGCTCGCGCCCAGGAACACCACCGTCGACGACGGCATCTGCTTTGTCTGGGTCGACTACAATGGCACGTCGCGGCGGATGTCGGTGTACATCGCCAAGAACGAGAGCaagccctccgccgccgtgctcaACGCGTCGCTGGACCTCTCCACCATCCTCCTCGGCAAGACGGCGTACTTCGGCTTCTCGGCGTCCACCGGCGCCGCGACGTACCAGCTCAACTGCGTGCGCATGTGGAACATGACCGTCGAGAGGCTCCACgacggcaccaccaccaccgccacgaaGCTAGCCGGCACGTCCGGCTGGAAGCTGGCCGTCGGCGTGTTGTGCGGCGTCGCCGTGGTGCTCGGGGTGGTCGCCACGCTGTACACccggaagaggaggagacggagcggcggcgacccgaGCTCGGCGTTCAACGCCGCCATTGATTTCAGGAAGATCCCAGGTTTGCCCAAGGAGTTCGACTACATGGAGCTGAGGAGAGGGACGAACAACTTCGACGAGAAGATGAAGCTGGGGCAGGGCGGGTACGGCGTGGTGTACCGCGCCACCGTGGTCGGGGAAGATGGCCGGAGCACGGACGTCGCCGTGAAGCAGTTCTCCGGTGCAAACACCAAGGGGAAGGAGGATTTCCTCGCCGAGCTCAGAATTATCAACTGCCTCCGTCATCGCAATCTCGTCAAGATCGTCG GTTGGTGCCGCCAAAATGGCAGGCTGTTGCTAGTGTACGACTACATGCCGAACGGCAGCCTGGACAGGCACATCTTCGGCGagccgggcgcggcggcgctggactGGAAGCAGCGCTAcaacgtcgtcgccggcgtcgcgtcGGCGCTGAACTACCTCCACCACGAGTACGACCAGATGGTGatccaccgcgacatcaagcCGTCCAACATCATGCTCGACTCCGCCTTCAACGCGCGGCTCggcgacttcggcctcgcccgCGCGCTCGAGTCCGACAAGACGTCGTACACCGACATGGCCGGCGTCACGGGGACGCTGGGGTACATCGCGCCGGAGTGCTTCCACACCGGCCGCGCGACGCGGGAGTCGGACGTGTTCGGCTTCGGCGCCGTCGTCCTGGAGATCGTCTGCGGCCGCCGCGTCTCCTGCAGCGACCTCCCCGGCTGGCTCAGCCTGCTGGAGTGGGTCTGGAAGCTCCAcggcgcggctggcggcggccgcaTCCTCGAGGCCGTCGACCAGAGGCTCGCCGGCGAGTTCGACGAGGTCGAGGCCGAGCGGCTCCTGCTGCTGGGCCTCGCGTGCAGCCAGCCGAACCCCGGGGAGCGGCCGAGGACGCAGGCCATCCTGCAGATCCTGAcgggcgccgccccgccgccgcacgtGCCGCCGGCGAAGCCGGCGTTCATGTGGCCCGCGATGCCCGTCGCGctcgatggcgacgacgacgacagcgagaCGCCGACGTCGCGCAGCAGCATGCTGCtgacctcgtcgtcgacggggTGGACCAAAATCTTCCAGGTGAGCAAAGAGCATGACGTGGCGGAGAAGGACGTGGCCGCGGTGTGA
- the LOC127764045 gene encoding probable L-type lectin-domain containing receptor kinase S.5, translated as MGLPGRRHRGAMAGRALVVLLWCVSASVFLPSARAQTTTFTSAIDGKKATTFSFPTFDKSLMQLGANLTFSSNATVSQSALQVTPDSSNNPLAYLVNQAGRVFFPTPFVLWSSNSSNSTADGKYVASFSTVFRANLYRSNTTMKGEGLAFVIASTNAINPPPGSYGEYLGLTNASTDGNATNGFAAVELDSVKQPYDIDDNHVGLDINGVRSNASASLTPFGIQLAPSNTTTDDGSYFVWVDYNGTSRHVWVYMAKNDTRKPSTPVLDAPLDLSTVLRGNKGYFGFSASTGETYELNCVLMWNMTVEKLPDEGATKKKAALPGWKLGVVVGVSSCAVAVVLGLFAALYIRKRRKRIGDDPSSVFNTTIDFRSIPGVPREFDYRELRRGTNNFDEKMKLGQGGYGVVYRATVVGENGQNMEVAVKQFSGANTKGQEDFLAELSIINRLRHRNLVKLVGWCHQNGVLLLVYDYMPNGSLDTHLFGGPESEVLNWQQRYNVVTGVASALNYLHHEYDQMVIHRDIKPSNVMLDSAFNARLGDFGLARALESDKTSYTDIIGVPGTLGYIAPECFHTGRATRESDVFGFGAVILEIVCGRRISCSNPAGCSQLLEAVWKLHGAAGGGGGGRILEAVDQRLAGEFDEAEAERLLLLGLACSHPNPGERPRTQAILQILTGAAPPPHVPPSKPAFMWPAMPVALDGDDDDETSRSSTVMNSSSSYYVSSSGWTQNYQVSKEHEVADRDVATV; from the exons ATGGGCCTTCCCGGCCGTCGCCACCgcggcgccatggccggccgcgCCCTCGTCGTGCTGCTGTGGTGCGTGTCCGCCTCCGTGTTCCTCCCCTCCGCCCGCGCGCAGACCACCACCTTCACCAGCGCCATCGACGGCAAGAAGGCGaccaccttctccttccccaCGTTCGACAAGTCCCTGATGCAGCTCGGCGCCAACCTGACCTTCTCCAGCAACGCCACCGTCAGCCAGAGCGCGCTGCAAGTCACCCCGGACAGCAGCAACAATCCTCTGGCCTACCTCGTCAACCAGGCCGGCCGCGTCTTCTTCCCCACCCCGTTCGTCCTGTGGTCCTCCAACTCGTCCAACTCCACCGCCGATGGCAAGTACGTCGCCTCCTTCTCCACGGTGTTCAGGGCCAACCTCTACCGATCAAACACGACCATGAAAGGAGAGGGGCTGGCGTTTGTCATCGCGTCCACCAACGCCATCAACCCGCCGCCGGGCAGCTACGGCGAGTATCTTGGTCTCACCAACGCCTCCACCGACGGCAACGCCACCAACGGGTTCGCGGCCGTGGAGCTGGACAGCGTGAAGCAGCCCTACGACATCGACGACAACCACGTCGGCCTCGACATCAACGGCGTCCGCTccaacgcctccgcctccctcacCCCCTTCGGCATCCAGCTCGCGCCCAGCAACACCACCACTGACGACGGCAGCTACTTCGTCTGGGTCGACTACAATGGCACGTCGCGGCACGTGTGGGTGTACATGGCCAAGAACGACACCAGAAAGCCCTCGACCCCGGTGCTCGACGCGCCGCTGGACCTCTCCACCGTCCTCCGCGGCAACAAGGGCTACTTCGGCTTCTCGGCGTCCACCGGCGAGACGTACGAGCTCAACTGCGTGCTCATGTGGAACATGACCGTCGAGAAGCTCCCCGACGAGGGCGCCACCAAGAAGAAGGCGGCCCTGCCCGGATGGAAGCTCGGGGTGGTCGTCGGCGTGTCAtcctgcgccgtcgccgtggtgCTCGGGCTGTTCGCCGCGCTGTACATccggaagaggaggaagaggatcgGGGACGACCCGAGCTCCGTGTTCAACACCACCATTGATTTCAGGAGCATCCCGGGTGTGCCAAGGGAGTTCGATTACAGGGAGCTAAGGAGAGGGACCAACAACTTCGACGAGAAGATGAAGCTCGGGCAGGGCGGCTACGGCGTGGTCTACCGCGCCACCGTCGTTGGGGAGAACGGCCAGAACATGGAGGTCGCCGTGAAGCAGTTCTCCGGTGCCAACACCAAGGGGCAGGAGGATTTCCTCGCCGAGCTCAGCATCATCAACCGCCTCCGGCACCGTAATCTCGTCAAGCTCGTCG GTTGGTGCCACCAAAATGGCGTCTTGTTGCTGGTGTACGACTACATGCCGAACGGTAGCCTGGACACGCACCTCTTCGGCGGGCCGGAGTCGGAGGTGCTGAACTGGCAGCAGCGCTACAACGTCGTCACCGGCGTCGCGTCGGCGCTGAACTACCTCCACCACGAGTACGACCAGATGGTGatccaccgcgacatcaagcCGTCCAACGTCATGCTCGACTCCGCCTTCAACGCGCGGCTCggcgacttcggcctcgcccgCGCGCTCGAGTCCGACAAGACGTCGTACACCGACATCATCGGCGTCCCGGGGACGCTGGGGTACATCGCGCCGGAGTGCTTCCACACCGGCCGCGCGACGCGGGAGTCGGACGTGTTCGGCTTCGGCGCCGTCATCCTGGAGATCGTCTGCGGCCGCCGCATCTCCTGCAGCAACCCCGCCGGGTGCAGCCAGCTGCTGGAGGCCGTGTGGAAGCTccacggcgcggcgggcggcggcggcggcggccgcatccTCGAGGCCGTCGACCAGAGGCTCGCCGGCGAGTTcgacgaggccgaggccgagcggCTCTTGCTGCTGGGCCTCGCGTGCAGCCACCCGAACCCCGGGGAGCGGCCGAGGACGCAGGCCATCCTGCAGATCCTGAcgggcgccgccccgccgccgcacgtTCCGCCGTCGAAGCCGGCGTTCATGTGGCCCGCGATGCCCGTCGCGctcgatggcgacgacgacgacgagacgtCGCGCAGCAGCACGGTGAtgaactcgtcgtcgtcgtactaCGTGTCCTCGTCGGGTTGGACCCAGAACTACCAGGTCAGCAAGGAGCACGAGGTGGCGGACAGGGACGTGGCGACGGTGTGA